The Helianthus annuus cultivar XRQ/B chromosome 11, HanXRQr2.0-SUNRISE, whole genome shotgun sequence region GGTTATAAGCTTCgtaaattattattgttaatcATGCTGCTTATTTGAAGAATAATGATTTAGTCATAATATTGGTTATTACTAAGCGAAGGAATTCGTATGTAATAATCGGATGAGTAAAAGGTTAGAGATTTGATAGTGAATAAATGATGAAAGTGGTGGATTTCACTTAAAAGTTAATCGGGTCAAAATGACCCGAATACTACATATTTGATTCAAAAAGGGCGATGGATTTCGCTAGTGAACTCAAACAGATCAAAATCCTTGAAGTATTGAGTTTTTGGTAAGTTAAGGTGTTAAAGGTCGCTAAATAAGTTAAACCGGACAATTAGGACATATGTACCTTGGTTTCGACACTTGAGTTTTAGTATAATCTGTCGTATTGTAAAAGTATGATGAGGCATAATTCTTATAACAGTTTTGAGCTTATAAGTGCATTTTATGTCTATTTAAtgtaaacgggtcgaataattagaAAGATTTCTATAAACTAAGTGTTTAAAGTAAGAAAATTTGTGAAATCATATGTTGGATTTTTATTCCATGATATATATGTTCTGATTACGGTCGCATAGAAAGAAACGTGACGCAAAACGGACTACAAACGAACAAGTTATGGCAATTTTTGTAAAAGGGCTCTTAGCTGGGAAAAATAACTTGTCTGGGTTATGGCAACTGATAACCCAGATGAACAGATAACTTGTCTGGGTTATGGCAACGGATAACCCAGATGACCAAATAACTTGTATGGGTTATCGCAACTGATAACCCAGATGACTTTACTTTGTCAGTTTGATATTTCGAACATGTTAGATCACATTATAACATCATAAAACTGATAGTTTTATGCATTTTGATCACAGGTAACTATAGGAACTtgcggatgaagatcaagctttGTAATAGAACCGAACGCGCGCATAAAGATGCTTCCGCAAACGAAACTAGTTCTTTTGTCACAAAACATTTTAAATGTTGTGTTTACTTTCCTTAGTACATATGGGTTGTAAGTTTTAAAAGGTCAAGTATGTTAGGCTTGCACAATATGTTTTGGAAACATGAAGTAAGGTTGTAAAACTTAAAACTTATATAAATATCATTATCTTGATGTTTTACAATGAAAGAGATTATTAAATGATAACGTAAGAATgatgggtcttacaagttggtaatcagagcctcgTTAAGACAAAGCGTGTTCGGTTCAAAGCTTGATCAAGATATCCGGTAAGAGTTACTTATAAATGAGTTCAAATGTATAGATTTAGATGAAGTAAAGTACACAAAAGTGTATGGGAGGAGTGTACTATTATACTCAAACCCGGGAAATACACTAAGTAAGAAAGGTAAGGCAAGATATGTACTTGACCGAACCTAAAAAGAAATACACATTACTTGTGAATAAGTATGTGTAATATAAATTTCCATTTAACAAGGTGGAAATAAATTAAATAGTTATTGATTAACTATTTTGTGAATATTTCAGTCAAAGAAATGGCTGGTGAAACCGGAAAGGAATCAACATCTCGCATAACTGAAGAGATGAAAGCTACTATTTCCGAGGAAGTCGGAAAAGCTTTAGAAGCTAGTCTACCGCAGTTCATCGATAGACTACAAACTACACTTTTAGCGGTAATAGATGATAAGATGAATGAAAAGAAAGATGCGGGTAAATTGAAAGCGTGTCCATATAATAAATTTATGGCATGCAAACCCCCGTTCTATCATGGTGAAGTTGATCCGATCGTTTGTCAACGATGGATTCACGACATTGAAGGGGTATTCGAAAGGACCCATTTTGATGAGACTGATTTCGTGGCATACGGAACCGATCAGTTGAGAGGCCAAGCTAAGGATTGGTGGAATAATCTGAAGAAGGAACAGGGAATTGAGGCCACGAGAACTATGACGTGGGAAGAATTCAAAACTCCGTTCCTTAGACACCATAGTCCGAAAGCTGTGATCAATAGGATTAAAGAAGAGTTTATTCAGCTAAGGCATAATGGTAAGTCGATAGAGAAGATTACAGGAATCTTTCTTGATAAGCTCAGGTTTTGTGATGAGCTGGTTCAAAATGAAGAACAGAAAATCTACTATTACTACAACATGCTGAGTGCGGAGTATAGGGAGTTCATGACTCCTTCAAAATATGTGCATCTTACTGAAATAGTGAATGCCGCATGTGAAAGAGAGATTGAGTTGAAAAAGCAGATTGATAGGGGTGAAAGGAGAGCATTTGAGAAAAATCCACTCTCCGCAAAGAAACAAAAGCTGAATGAAGCTCCTAAGAAGGGCACTGAAAAAGGAGGAGCGCCTCAATGCAAAATTTCTGGAAAGAATCATAAGGGCGAATGCTACTTTAAAAACAAACCATGTCCTACTTGTGGCAAAGTGGGACATGTAGTTGCAAATTGCTCAGGAAAGGTGTCGGTATGCTATAAATTTTATAAACTGGGACACAAAAAGTCTGAGTGCCCGGAGTTAGTTAGAACTAAAGACACCACTGATGCAAAGCCTGATGCGCAGAAAGCAAAGGCTAGATCTTTCCACATGACAGCTGCTGAGGCTAAAACCAAACCTGATGTCGTTTCAGGTATATTTCTTGTAAATTCAATTCCAGCACGAattttatttgatacgggtgcaaATAGATCTTTTATATCACATCGATTTATTCAACACCCTACATTCACGTTAACAAAATTACCTATACCACTAGAAGTAGAAATAGGTgataataaaagttttattgtttgtgATATGTGTTGGAATTACAAACtgagcattgacgatgaagaGTATTTCGTTGACTTAATTCCCATGtcaatgggagaatttcaagtggtaatcgggatggattggctagcTTGATATCACGCGAAAGTAATATGCAACCGTAAAGAGATACAACTAATGTCTCCAAGCGGAAAACATGTTACTATTTATGGGGAGAAAAGCTGCTGCCCCATAATCTGTTCTTTCATCAAAGTCTGCAAGCTGGTTCGACATGGATGTAAGGCGTATATGGCCTACATACATGATTCGGCTAAAGAGGCTCCAGAAATCAAAGACGTACCAGTGGTACGAGAATTCAaagatgtttttccggaagatcTACCGGGGTTACCACCAGAGCGTGAGGTAGAGTTTGGTATTGAATTAGTCCCGGGCGCGAAACCGGTAGCCAGGGCTCCTTATCGATTAACGCCGTCGGAACTACAAGAATTGCTGTCGCAATTACAAGACCTTttagacaaaggatttattcgaCCGAGCGTTTCTCCGTGGGGAGCGCCAgtattgtttgtaaagaagaaagacggaagtatgaggatgtgcattgattaccgggagttgaataaactCATGGTAAAGAATCGATATCCGCTTCCTAGgttcgacgacttgttcgatcaattacaaggcgcgaGTTGGTTTTCGAAGATTGACTTAAGGCCGggttatcatcaattgaaagttaaAGAAGAAGATATACCAAAAACAACATTCCGAAcgcgttatggacattatgagtttttaGTAATGTCTTTCGtattaactaatgcacccgcggctttcatggatcttatgaaccgtgTCTGTAAGCCAATGTTGGATAAGTcggtgattgttttcatcgacgatattcttgtgTATTAAAAAAGCGAGGTGGATCACGAATATCATTTGCGTGAAGTACTTGAAACGCTTAGGCGTGAGAGACTTTATGCAAAATTTTCcaagtgtgccttttggttacaGGAGGTACAGTTCCTAGGACATATTATTAGTGCCGATGTAGTGTCGGTAGATCCGTCCAAAATAGAAGTTGTGTCTAAATGGAAACCTCCAAAGAATCCATCGGAGATTAGGAGTTTTCTAGGTCTTGCGGGCTATTATAGGAGATTtatacaagatttctccaaaattgcaaCTCCATTAACTAAGCTGACCCGTAAAGACGAGAAATTTGTAAGGGATAATGCACAAGAAGATGCCTTCCGTATCCTTAAGGAAAAATTGACCAGTGCCCCTGTGCTAACGTTACCAGATGGGACTGAAGATATGGTTATTTATTCAGACGCATCCCAGCTTGGTCTCGGATGTGTACTTATGCAGCGAGAAAAGGTGATCgcgtatgcttcaagacaattaaagatTCATGAAAAGAAATATCCGACACATGATCTAGAGTTGGCGGCGGTAGTCTTtgccttaaaaatatggaggcattatttatatggtgtGAAATGCACTATTTTCATTGACCATAAAAGTCTTAAGTACTTCTTGatcaaaaggagttaaatatgagacaacgacgttggttAGAGACGGTGAAGAATTATGACTGTGAAATTCATTATCATCCCGGAAAAGCCAACATAGTTGCAGATGCACTAAGTAGGAAAGAAGAATATTCACCTATTCGGGTGCAGTCGATGCAGTTAATAGTGACCTCAGGGTTACTTGAACGAATCAAGGATGCGCAAACTGAAGCTGTAAAAGAAGAAaatgtgaaaaaggaaagaatagtGGGCCAGCTCAAAGACTTGCAAGATAATAGTAATGGATTAAAAACCCGTTTTGATCGAATCTGGGTTCCAAATACTTGCAATGTTAAAACTCTTCTTCttgatgaagcccataagtcccgctaTTCTATTAATCCGGGAGCTaccaagatgtaccaagacttgaaacaaaattattggtggcctggaatgaaacgAGACATCACAAAGTATGTGGAAAAATGCTTAACTTGTTTACAAGTAAAAGCAGAACACCAGAAGCCTTACGGTAAACTTCAGCCGTTAGATATTCCGGTATGGAAGTGGGAGCACGTTACTATGGATTTGTTAACTAAGCTACCAAGAACGTCACGTGgatttgatgctatatgggtagtagTTGACAAATTGACCAATAGtgctcattttattccaattcggGAAACATAAACTTCCGAGAAGATGTCGGAAGTATACACAAATGAAATTATATCTCGCCATGGGGTACCGGTGTCTATCGTATCAGATAGAGATACGCGTTTTACTTCAAGTTTTTGGCGCGATTTTCAAGAAGAGATGGGTACTAAATTATTCAttagtaccgcatatcatccgcAAACCGATGAGCAGAGTGAAAGAACTAttcaaacactcgaagatatgctacAAGCATGtattatcgattttggtggtagctgggatatctatctaccactagttgaattttcatataataacagctaccattcCAGTATTGGAATGGCCCCGTATGAAATGCTTTATGGCAGAAAGTGTCGAACCCCGGTGTACTGGGGCGAAGTGGGTCCACGAGAATTAGCTCATAATGATATGGTCAGTATCACTAATGAAAAGATTGAAGTGATTCGGGCTCATTTAAAAGCTGCTCAAGATCGGCAAAAGTCTTATgcgtgtgacacctgtgtcaccgcgaccatcaaacaaataccaagccgatgaaatattgtatttcatacttgggatcttgtataaatatgtgtatgttttgcacatatcaattattgttcaaattcaaactctacatcgctttctggagcattatacgcaaactggtgcgtaaacgtactcagtttattgcgacaaatactccggaacatcaacatacactcaacgtaccttaaataacctttacataacttagaaataagttttgaaggctttggtatagcaaaaacaaacttctgggtcattcagggactaaaagtgtcaaaaagtgcacaagtttgcactttcgcgcataacttacgttctgaatacatccggacatccaaaaatttatgtaagcatccttatattatgccttagtgtttggcatgagaaaaatccattcgtcgcgtcatttggatcgtctttcacacttatgcgcattccgtcgtaattaagcgaacaccgcgatcgtacggccaaacgaaccaacatccgacacatttttgagcatgtttcatgtccacaatgtttaggcatcattttagggccttaaagttggcttacgggccttagaagtgtcggaaatggcttaaacacgcaacagggaccaaaactgtcatttttcaaagtatgtgcagatcagacgggctcaggcggcccgcctgagtttttgcatatcctgatgcgggccgcgtgaggatgtctgacagaaagattttgcattaaatgcagaatctggcctttcgttcgatcaagaggcgatgccttttcacccaatgaagggccaagagccaagttcagtgaatttaacccctggacacatgtacgcacgagatcaaggcacgatattcgataaaacgatcctaacggttccacttttcctataaatacccccccccccccttagtgtaaaaatcacaacaatctgatcttgaagctctaagttgaaaccattgtttcatacctgagctatttgatctagattagcactcggggaccctccgtaagtcttcttttattcgcttttcgagtccgaaagtcaacgttttgttgactttctgcattgaccagcttatggtcgatgcgaagttcatggaacttcataacgtgagcgtgatcacgatggttatggttcgtagtgaccatacctactgattaccccgttatctaggctcagtgacgagtcgtagtttcggccagaatgtgcattcttgcatattttgtaaccaaactacgcgtgagcatcaaagccgtttgttttgatgtcaaacctgttttcaaacttagttaagcatgttctaacatgcttagctcgtcacttttagtttagtgcttatatagggtcgtaaggtaagcgatctaaaccatcgcttatactttcgaacccgacccatttggtcggtcattaggacctgaccaaacacattaggtgaccatagctataaccttccgaggttataccttgtggtcacgatgttaggcgttccagacgcgttctacgcgaacgacgcgtaaggtagcataagctacctaaacgggtcgtaatggaccgtaagcacttaggttaagtttcattttagtatgtaggctttgttaaaccatattacacgagtctccatactcgtttggttttcgaacccgcgtactgtccgatccttccgatttggtccggtatattaacatagctacctattaggtgccgtttgatatcccgtgatctttagcattatctggttattatacaagaactccaaagcaatctcaggtgagtacattgaacccctcttttactgttttctaaactgttttggggtgaaacacatgtgcctatctgttactttcatgctttcctgttttcacatcatatacttgctatgttcaatagtacatatatagtacatgatttcattgtgtttatgctatgtatgtccatcatgtgcatacttagcacaacactttacattacattttcatgctatgtatgcccattgtgtgcgtacttagtacatcgttttacattacatgctatgtatgcccattgtgtgcatacttagtacattgttgcacattgcattactgttgcatatgctcatccaacatatgaacacatcacactacattttgaaccgttgtactctacaatacatttcatgctatgtacgcccattgtgtgcatacgtagtacattgtttcacattgcattactgttgcatatgctcatccagcatatgaacacattacactacattttgaaccgttgtaaccatttgactatgtgaaccgtcttaacccttcaatttcatgaaccgtctgtaaccactGAACcatgtaaaccagttgtatccgttgacatggattacatttgacaatagacattttgactatacatgaacatttctaccgttgttaaacatttcatcttgatggtttggtttgagtaagtgatttaagtaacgaggcatgtgtaatatgatacaagcatggtggatacgccgctggtacttcctatatataagtgtttgtatggtattacatatcgtagcgttatttgaatcacttaaatttgaaacatagaacattttatacaaataacacgcttttcacaagacattgatttacaaacaacaaatcttatacaaactctttttacatggttattcagataaccatgcattgttctcttatttatacatatcatttgatcttaccgtttttttcaaatggtttacaagacaaagcaaaatacgaggttcatgactaaacattttctcaaactcaagtcatgaattccgttttcacaaaaccaatgtatctcacaggcatttttatgctgacgtacctattttcacatgtgttttcaggagatgatgcataggacttatcaagacatacttaggcggatctgtgccttagtgacttaaaacgagacaagaactagttaatttatgttatgtacactttgattcttgtttagacaatgtaatccttcatgtttgatttataaaacgaaacttcattcgccatggatttgaaacaattgattctgttacaacactccccgacgtttccgccacgttttgtatgttctacgtggttggggtgtgacaatgcgGATAAAAGACGAAGACCAATCGAGTTCCAAGTTGGCGATATGGTTATGCTTAAGGTATCTCCGTGGAAAGGGGTTATCCGATTTCGAAAACAGGGAAAATTGAGTCCAAGATTTATTGGACCATTGAAAATCATGGAACGGGTAGGTCAGGTTGCATACCGACTCGAATTGCCGAAAGAATTGAGTAGTATACACATCACTTTCCACGTTTCACACTTAcgaaagtgcttagctgatgaaacAGCTTATGTAAGCTATGACGACATTGAAGTTGATGATAAATTGAATTATGTCGTAAAACCTATCGAAATTCTTGATCGCAAGGTCAAAAGCTTAAGGCATAAAGAGATTAATCAAGTTAAAGTCAAATGGGAACACCGAAAGGGATCGGACACCACTTGGGAGTCTGAAGAAGAAATGAGATGCTTATACCCTTCCTTATTTGGTACATATTccgatttcgaggacgaaatcctttttaaggggggtagacttgtaacacctctaaatttattaaacaatataTGTCGTTATACATGTATAAGTTAGAATATTAATCATAAAATAATGAGAATCaaaactaggaataattaacctagttaaattcttAATTTAAAAGATGGGAAATCAAAGGATTATAACCATTGTAATAACTTAGAAACTTGAGGGACCAATTATGCAAATTTTATAAAGAAAGTTGTAGAAATCCTGGATAAACATCAAGATACACATCTTGTGTGTATCTTCTATTCGATTGAAACCCCAGGAGCGACCCCAAGTTTCCCCAAAACCCTAATTCACTCAAAACTACTTCAAATCAAAGAAAGAATTCAATCAGGGGTCATTTTTAAGCTAGAATCTCGATCACTAACACTAGGGGATCGAAAGGTATGCTTAATTATGATATATGAAGatgtttttatgatttatgaatTCTTGTATCAAAAATTAGTGGTGAATTAATGGATGTTAGGGTTAAATTTTGATGAATACAAGTCTAGGAACAAACCTTAGacaataaatttatcaattcatGGTATAACTTATGAGTTTTAAAGTTTATTTCATAAGGGTATATGGGTTTCGTGAAGAACACATATATTCTTGCGATATTGGATGTTAATTGATGCTTATGATGCAAATTCTAGTGTAAATATAGTGTTCTTGATATATGAATTGAATTACTATGCTTAAATATGGTTAAAGTTATTAACCATGAACAAGATAGTATAAGAATACAAATTATGCACACTAgatgttcgatgaaatgcttgatTGAATTGGAATACTTGAAATATATGAAGTAATCGCTTAATTGACTAATCAAGAGAATGAAATATCGAATATTGAACTATGAGTTCTAAGCAATATATTCGAATCAAATTATATAGGTGATTTGGGTGGATCATCAAGTGGGCAAGGTGGAACGGATACCCGCTTAAAAGGAAAGCTTTAAAAAGGTACGTGGCTATAAGCTTTgtaaattattattgttaatcATGCTACTTATTTGAAGAATAATGATTTAGTCATAATATTGGTTATTACTAAGCGAAGGAATTCGTATGTAATAATCGGATGAGAAAAAGGTTAGATATTCCATAGTGAATAAATGATGAAAGTGGTGGATTCCACTTAAAAGTAAATCGG contains the following coding sequences:
- the LOC110888410 gene encoding uncharacterized protein LOC110888410, which translates into the protein MAGETGKESTSRITEEMKATISEEVGKALEASLPQFIDRLQTTLLAVIDDKMNEKKDAGKLKACPYNKFMACKPPFYHGEVDPIVCQRWIHDIEGVFERTHFDETDFVAYGTDQLRGQAKDWWNNLKKEQGIEATRTMTWEEFKTPFLRHHSPKAVINRIKEEFIQLRHNGKSIEKITGIFLDKLRFCDELVQNEEQKIYYYYNMLSAEYREFMTPSKYVHLTEIVNAACEREIELKKQIDRGERRAFEKNPLSAKKQKLNEAPKKGTEKGGAPQCKISGKNHKGECYFKNKPCPTCGKVGHVVANCSGKVSVCYKFYKLGHKKSECPELVRTKDTTDAKPDAQKAKARSFHMTAAEAKTKPDVVSGIFLVNSIPARILFDTGANRSFISHRFIQHPTFTLTKLPIPLEVEIGDNKSFIVCDMCWNYKLSIDDEEYFVDLIPMSMGEFQVVIGMDWLA